One region of Megalopta genalis isolate 19385.01 chromosome 15, iyMegGena1_principal, whole genome shotgun sequence genomic DNA includes:
- the LOC117219643 gene encoding golgin subfamily A member 7: protein MSLGNHVALTPLEDMSAGRGQRGGGPPPNCEKVYIQRDYSEGTMVKFQTRFPVELESRLDRQSFEYTVTQLNNYFAEAERASCSTYCESCLACLTGYLIYICTETQYEKCLRKVAKFVCEQNDRVYKPRGLLLTDPALRGLRLIEISVLDRPAS from the exons ATGTCATTG gGCAATCACGTTGCCCTTACACCCCTGGAGGATATGTCAGCTGGCCGGGGACAAAGGGGTGGGGGGCCACCTCCAAATTGTGAAAAGGTTTATATACAACGTGACTACAGTGAAGGAACTATGGTCAAGTTCCAGACTCGGTTTCCTGTGGAGTTAGAGAGCAGa TTGGACAGACAATCGTTCGAGTACACAGTCACTCAGTTGAACAACTACTTTGCCGAAGCAGAACGGGCCAGTTGTTCCACGTATTGTGAAAGCTGCTTGGCTTGCCTCACCGGTTATCTAATTTACATATGCACAGAGACTCAGTACGAAAAGTGTTTGCGTAAGGTGGCCAAGTTCGTTTGTGAACAGAATGACAGAGTATACAAGCCGCGTGGGCTGTTACTAACAGATCCGGCGTTGCGTGGTCTTAGGCTAATAGAAATCTCAGTACTAGATAGACCTGCGTCGTGA